The Odocoileus virginianus isolate 20LAN1187 ecotype Illinois chromosome 2, Ovbor_1.2, whole genome shotgun sequence genomic interval ccccacctccccacctagGGACCGCCCTGGGAAGGGCCTCACCTTCCGGCTTGGCTCAGCCCACACCCCCGGGACTCAGGGGGCTGCAAGGCCCTGTCTGGAGCCAGGAAGGGCCCGGAGGGGGCAGCGGCTCCTGCAGAGCTCGACCTGATCAGAGCTGCAAGCCTCTCCCTGTGTGTCAGCTAATGaggcgcgggcgggcgggcgaTGGAGCCCTCGCTCCCCCAGGCCACTTGCCGCGTCTCCCTGCTCTCCTCAGTGTGACCAGTACCGCAAGGGCATCATCTCAGGCTCCATCTGCCAGGACCTGTGCAGCCTGCAGCAGGTGGAGTGGAGGACCTGCCTCTCCTCCGTCCCAGGCCAGCAGGTGAGCCCGGCGGGCCCAGCCCCGGGGCTCCGCCGCCCGCGGTGCGGCCAGAGCGGGCGTGTGCACAGCGGCTCCTGTCTTCCCTGCAGGTGTATAGCGGGCTCtggcagggcagggaggtgaCCATCAAGTGTGGCCTCGAGGAGAGCCTGAGCTTGAAGGCCGGGGCCGACGTGGCCCCCCGGCGGGAACTGGTGCTCTTTGACAAGCCCACTCGGGGCACCTCGATTAAGGAGTTCCGGGAGATGACCCTCAGCTTTCTCAAGGTCAGCTGGCCCTCCTGAGGGCGGGGAGTGTGTCAAGTTCACGCCCAAGGACGTGAGCACAGGGCAGGCAGCAGGCTGGATGGGGGGCCACATGGGCCTGGGTTATCTGGCTAGCCCACCGGCTCCAAGCAGAACCCGCAGGCGTGAGGCTCAGGGAGCACCCACAGGCATGAGAACCCGCCCGGGgccagggggcagggggcggggaggaggccaGGGAGGAGGTGGGACCCGGGGGGGGCAGATGAGGGGTGAGCGACCCCCCCAGTGCTCCCACCTTCATGCAGGAAGTCCCCGGGCTCCCCAAGCACTGGGGGCAGAGACGCACGTGGGCTTTCCAGGAGTGGTGAGGGGGCCTCCCCAGCCCCTCGCTGCCCCTtcctgctgggggctggaggccGGGCTCCCCGGTCGGACCGATGCGTGGGCCGGGTGCCAAGCCTGCAGTTGCGTGCCCACGTCCCGCCTCCCCTTTCTCAGGCGAACCTAGGGGACCTTCCCTCCCTGCCCGCGCTGGTCGGCCAGGTCCTGCTCATGGCCGACTTCAACAAGGACAGCAGGGTGTCGCTGGCCGAGGCCAAGTCGGTGTGGGCGCTGCTGCAGCGCAACgagttcctgctgctgctgtcccTGCAGGGGAAGGGGCACGCCTCCCCGCTGCTGGGCCACTGCGGGGACCTCTACGTCACGGAGGGCGTCCCACGCAGCTCGGGGCCCGCGGCCACCCTCCCGGCCCTGCTGCGGCCGCTGCTGCCGCCTGCCCTGCATGGGGCCCTGCAGCAGTGGCTGGGGCCCGCCTGGCCCTGGCGCGCCAAGATCGCCATCGGCCTGCTGGAATTCGTGGAGGAGCTCTTCCACGGCGCCTACGGGACCTTCTACATGTGCGAGACCACGCTGGCCAACGTGGGCTACACGGCCAAGTACGACTTCAGGATGGCAGACCTGCAGCAGGTGGCGCCCGAGGCCGCCGTGCGCCGCTTCCTGCGGGGCCGTCACTGCGAGCGCAGCGCGGACTGCACCTACGGGCGCGACTGCCGCGCGCCCTGCGACACGCTCCTGCGCCAGTGCAAGGGCGACCTGGTGCAGCCCAACCTGGCCAAGGTGTGCGAGCTGCTGCGCCACTACCTGCTGCCCGGCGCCCCCGCCGGCCTGCGCGCCGAGCTGGGCCGGCAGCTGCGCACCTGCGCCACGCTGAGCGGGCTGGCCAGCCAGGTGGAGGCCCACCACTCGCTGGTGCTCAGCCACCTCAAGACCCTGCTCTGGAAGGAGATCTCCAACACCAAGTACACCTGAGGCCCCGCCCCGTCCCGCCCCCGGCGGACACGCGGCTCCGCCCACCAGCCGCCGGGCCTCTCCCCGCCTCCCACACCGGACAGGCCCTCTGCCGCCGGAGCGCGGCGGCCACGCGGCTCCCGCCCCTGCACCACCGCCGCCACCCCCCGGGGTATTCTGGGCTCCCACAGTGGAGCtggcaggagagagggaaggactCACAGCCCAAGCACCGAGGGCTGGCCCTGGGACCTGCCCAGGCCTCGGTCTCGTTTCTCTGGAGAACGTGTAAATAAAGCTTTTCTGTGAATTGTTCACTCACCGAGTCGTGTTCAGCTCTGCGGCCTGACTGCATGCAGcgcgccaggctgccctgtccttcactacctccccgagtttgctcaagctcatgtcagtgatgccatctcatcctatcgtccccttctcctcccgccttcaatctttcccagcatcagggtcggttcttcgaatcaagtggcccaagtataggagcttcagcttcaggccTTCCAATGGATATCCAGGGCTGCTTTCcattagaattgactggcttgaaaGCACacccctctttatggtccaactcacatccatacaggactactggaaaattcatagctttgactatatatggacatttgtcagcaaaatgatgtctttgctttttaatacactgtctaggtttgtcacagcttttcttccaaggagtgtcttttaatttcatggctaccgtccctgtccccagtgattttggagcccaagaaaatagtgtcactgtttccactgtttccctatttgccatgaagtgatgggacaggatgccatgatcttagttgtcttaAGCCAGCCTTTCCATTTTCCCTGAGTACCCCCACCCCATGCAACCTGGAGTCTACTGCAGGGAATGGGGCAGCCACAGGGGTGCATGTGACCCCTGGACCCACATCCTGGCAGCTGGCTGCTTGGGGTTGACTTGGGCCAAGGGAAAGGGTGACTGGAAGCTGAGTGAGCCCATGGTTCTCAGTTGTGACCAGCCCTGACCTGGACCACACGTGGATGGGGACGTAAGCAGGGGCACACACAATTACAGAACTTCAGATTTCATCGATTTCAAACAGCTATCGTTGTCCAGGAAAGAGCCCAGGACCCTGACCCTCACACCCTCAGCTCCTGTTGGGGCCCTGGctggtcagacagagaaaggcaagtcAAGGGAGTTTATTCAAGATGCATTTATTCTTTACAGCTTTGCCAACACGGGGACATGCTCCCTCACAAAGACAGGAGATCTTTCCACTCACTGTAACACCCTGTGCTGAAAACATGCGTCCCAAGGTTTCAGCTGTGAGACACTCATTCTCAGGACTAGTTTGCAAACCTCACCGACATTCTCCCCTTGGGTGGGGGGATAATCCAGACACAGCTCAGGGCTGTGGGGTGGGCCCGCATACAAGATCCTGCCTGCAGCTCCCGGCTGGAGGATGCTGCCTCAGCCCTGCTGAACCACATCGAGGGGGAGCAGCACACACTGCCACTGCTTTTCCACACGACATGCTAGGCCCACACGTCCTTCTTCAGGGGCATTTCCAAGGCCGCGCCTCTCCCAGGCTCTGTGCCGACCTCCACTGCGGCGGTGCAGGGCTGCTGGGCTGCTCACTGGGGCCCGCCTGCAGACAGGAAACCGAGGGGGCTCACTAGGCGCGCCTCCCGGTGCGGACGGGTCGGGCCAGTGTCGGATCGATGCCGCTCCCCTGGTCAAGCCTCCTTAGCTCGGGCGGAGACCTCAGACAGCAGCGGGGTTGCGGAATGCAAAGACAAGCCTCCTCAGCCCCATCCCCCCAACACTTCTCCCAGTTTCTAGGTGATTCAGCCAGTGAGGGTCATCAAGCAGGGTGGGGAAGGACATGCCGCCGCCAGGCTCAAAGGTAGACGGACTGGACCTGCTGCCACCTGCAGCCGTCGGACTTCCTGCAAGTCCACCGTCACCCTGGCCCCACTCCAGTGGAGAAGCCACAGAAAACTCAAGCGCAGAATACGAGGAAATGTGGGCAGCCACAAGTTCAAGAtcattcttaaaaaacaaaacacgcGACCTGGATTAAAAACCCACCAGCCACACACAGTGCAGACAGCGCTCGCCTGCAGTGTGGCCCCTCCCACAGGGCGTGAGGGCTGGGTCACACTAGCTCAGGGGGGGCAGCGCTGCCAGCAGGGAGTCACCAGCTGCATCCTGCTCCCCGAGTTCTGCCCAGGGCGGCTTTTAGTCAGGTCCTCGAACACCCCCAAGAGCACCCCCACAACTGATTCCAGCCAGCTGCACACACTCCCCCTGACACACCCCTAACTTGCCACCCAGCTGCCCCAGCAGCTAATGACTCCCCTCCAGGAGAGTCCACACCCAGATTCTGGCAAACCACTGTCTACTGTGCGGGTCCAGAAGCTGTTAGACCCCCCAGCCAGCCCACTGCCCAGCTTACCTGTCTTGACACGTGTCCTGAAGAGTCCCACCTGAGGGTCCCTCTCCCATGGACCAGCTGCGCCTATGGATCTGCGAGATGGAATCTAATCAGCGAATCCTCCCAAACCCTGTTTTTCTGCAGCAGCGCCATCAATGAAATCCTCTGGCCTTCCCTCAAGGGACTCCTAAGCAGTCCTCCCACAGACTGACAGAGCCATTCATTTCCAGCAGACCCTCTCCTGGTCAACCCCACTGGACCCAAGCTCACCACCTGCCTGTCCACTCAGTCCTCCCCGGCCTTCCCTTCCGCGCACGTGGGAACAAGGGGCTCCCTCGGTGATGTCCGGCTACAAACCATTCTTAGTGCCCACAGTTCTGAGCACTGAGTGTAGAAATAGCCGCTTCCTCTCTGCCCCAACGGCACAGGTGCAGCAGGGTGGCCGCACCCGTGGTGCCGGCGAGTCCGGCATTTGCAGGGCAGTGCCCGCCCCCCAGGCCTCCAGGCGCAGCTCAGCAGAGCACGGCCTCTTACCTCGGTCTGGAGCGTGGGGCTGCTCACTCTCGCCGACTGCCACAGGCTGTCACCACCCTTCCTCTACCAAATAATAAGAGTGGGTGGTCCAGAATCAGTGAAGAGAAGCTACTGCTGAGTATTGAAAACTAACGAAGGGGGCTGCTGGCACAGAACCCCTGGTGGTCAGCTCCAAGCTGAGACTGACAGGGTCTGCCTGTGCCAGCACCTGGCAGTAGGCTGGTGTCTGATGAACCTGGGGGACCACAGCGTagccgggctcctctatccatgggatttcccaggaaagaataccggagtggctgaccattcccttctcttgggtctcctgcactggcaggcggattctttaccagtgagtcaccaaggaagcccatccaggaggcccccccccaaccccgccccagAAATCTCTGCACCTTCTCTCCCAGGGAGCTACCAGTGAGACACTGGATAGATCAATGGACCAGAAAAATACAATGAACAAGGCGACACAGGAAAAAAAACGCTCTGGAATTTAAACAGGCCTCATCGTAGGCCACTGCAGCTGGTATTTGGAACTGTCTGTTGCTATCTGTCaactttttcctttaaagagtTTCTGGCTGTACAATCCatcataaaatttcttttaagagGCAGAATAGCTACGTGTGAATACCCTGTAACATTTCAATCCACCTAAAACAAGCTCAATTTTGTCAGTTGCTAGGTGGCATTGAGCTCACctttgaaaggaaaattttagtGCCACCATTTCGTAATGCAAGTAGGTCGGCCTTACTGAAACCTACCCATCTTTCCTGCTGGTCGCTGCGCCAGGGGCAACCGCCCACCTGCTGCCGCTCCTCACACGACAACCTCGGGGTGACCTGGGGCCCAGCCAAGCGCTAGGAGCAAATTAAGGCGTTCTTACACGACAGGCTTCAGGCAACACCCACCCACCCTTGGCACTTTGTCAAGTGTCAGACTATCAATCATCCAGATGTCCACCGGCCAGAACACTGGGCGTAGACCAagcctctctgctctctgccaccTCATGACACAGACGTGACACGGCAGCCACACCTGCAACGCCTCTGGGGGCAGTGCGGGGAAGGTCATGACACCCGTGGGTCCGAGTCCCGAGACTTTCTGTGCGCCTGCGAAGCGCGCAACGAGGCCCTTCACCCAGGTTTGGCTTTGCTGCACTCGCCCTCCAGGCCTACACCTGTCTGCACGCCAACCCCAGGTACCTTTCGTTTGATTCCCTGCTTCATTTCGGGCTGTGTGGAAAACCGAGGTTACGATACAGCGTGCAGACTCCAAGGGACAGAAGGGCCGCGCTATGCATGCCGCCGCCCCCTCCCACTGTTGCGTTAAGGGGACCCCGCTTCCACACCCACTGCGTTACAACCCACGGATAACCCGTAGACCAACTAGCTTTGAGACAGGGCCCAGTATACAGTGGCGATCAATACGTTTAAAGACAAAACCAGACATTAAAGGCTCCTGCGCTTCAATTCCCACCGCAACGAGCCGGAAAGTTGGCCGGGCGGGGGGGCGCGGCACTTTCCCCTACTATCCCAACTCACCCGTTAAACCCCCGCTGCTTTGCCATGTTCCCGAGGCTTCCAAGCCGGGAAACTGCGGAGAGCACCCCGGGCGGAGACGCCGGGCGAGGGGCTTGGCCGCAGGCGGGCCCTGGGGCGGACGGGCGCGCGGCCTCCCACCGAGGCCACAATGAGCTCCCACCAACCTCTCCATCTTCGCCGCCCGGAAAGGACGCGCGAACGCGCGCCGCGCCTTTTATAACGCGGACGGCGGCCCGCGAGGCCCAGCCCGCGCCCTCCCCGAGTTCGCCGGCGCCACAGCGCCATCTAGCGGACCCTCCCGGCCGCACCGCCTGCGTGGCGCCCGCGGGCCTGAGCTCCTGCCAGCCGCGCCCGGGGTGGGGGCGATCCTCGCGCGGCCCCCGCGCCTCCGACGGTAGGGTGGAACCTGCCTTCCGTGGGCGGCGGGACAGCACGAGCTAGCTTCTGCAAAACACttggacgcttgctccttggaagaaaagcgatgactgacctagacagcgtatt includes:
- the DIPK1B gene encoding divergent protein kinase domain 1B isoform X2, which encodes MRRLRRLAHLVLFCPFSKGLQGRLPGLRVKYVFLVWLGVLAGSWLAYVHYSSYAELCRGHVCRVVICDQYRKGIISGSICQDLCSLQQVEWRTCLSSVPGQQVYSGLWQGREVTIKCGLEESLSLKAGADVAPRRELVLFDKPTRGTSIKEFREMTLSFLKANLGDLPSLPALVGQVLLMADFNKDSRVSLAEAKSVWALLQRNEFLLLLSLQGKGHASPLLGHCGDLYVTEGVPRSSGPAATLPALLRPLLPPALHGALQQWLGPAWPWRAKIAIGLLEFVEELFHGAYGTFYMCETTLANVGYTAKYDFRMADLQQVAPEAAVRRFLRGRHCERSADCTYGRDCRAPCDTLLRQCKGDLVQPNLAKVCELLRHYLLPGAPAGLRAELGRQLRTCATLSGLASQVEAHHSLVLSHLKTLLWKEISNTKYT
- the DIPK1B gene encoding divergent protein kinase domain 1B isoform X1; the protein is MATWGSLSWAECKPQIMQAKPATFTTPAPGQKETALIRPAQKGGSQGRLPGLRVKYVFLVWLGVLAGSWLAYVHYSSYAELCRGHVCRVVICDQYRKGIISGSICQDLCSLQQVEWRTCLSSVPGQQVYSGLWQGREVTIKCGLEESLSLKAGADVAPRRELVLFDKPTRGTSIKEFREMTLSFLKANLGDLPSLPALVGQVLLMADFNKDSRVSLAEAKSVWALLQRNEFLLLLSLQGKGHASPLLGHCGDLYVTEGVPRSSGPAATLPALLRPLLPPALHGALQQWLGPAWPWRAKIAIGLLEFVEELFHGAYGTFYMCETTLANVGYTAKYDFRMADLQQVAPEAAVRRFLRGRHCERSADCTYGRDCRAPCDTLLRQCKGDLVQPNLAKVCELLRHYLLPGAPAGLRAELGRQLRTCATLSGLASQVEAHHSLVLSHLKTLLWKEISNTKYT